Proteins found in one Pieris napi chromosome 6, ilPieNapi1.2, whole genome shotgun sequence genomic segment:
- the LOC125050640 gene encoding myogenesis-regulating glycosidase-like, whose translation MDYTLLVVTLLTACSALNIKLVDKREVKVRLEDNFQTGLNIILVRRGIRQVLSVIGRHTGVVNETSVDGDVVIQYNNGTRVTISSKEAPTGHVITFRWKASKGQRLEDCVNIGSHHWYGGPEQKRQYWPIERLLLQDYSYVSKEADNCAVAEPYWLSSDGIFYYFDKKVPLFVDQNNINKQAACFYSHIKPPYSDKREVNELVYALGIFENPRTAHEYAVQRYLKHPSGIPDERMLTYPVWSTWARYKRGINHDTVMKFASEIKDNGFPNSHIEIDDLWEVCYGSQTVDARRFPDMKNTVDNLKSMGFRVTIWTHPFINKNCEPWYTEAVNKGYLVTSEYGSVETSWWNDNATSTAYIDFTNPEARVWYTERLKSLQTEYGIDSFKFDGGESGWAPQIPVLKGDINDQPGVITADYVRTVAQFGPLVEVRTGYRTQDLPVFIRMIDKDSYWTFENGLPTVVTTLLQLNMNGYPFVLPDMIGGNGYNERPSKELFIRWLQATTFMPSLQFSYVPWDFDDETVQISLKFVKLHEEFAPKIIEACQKASQDGSPVNPPIWWIEPNNTETYDIWDQYLLGETILVAPVIEHGARQRDVYLPKGSWQAQGDPSTIFEGGDWIRGYSAPLDVLPYFIKA comes from the exons ATGGATTACACGTTGTTGG TGGTGACTCTGCTAACTGCGTGTTCAGCGTTGAACATTAAACTAGTGGACAAACGCGAAGTAAAAGTGCGACTCGAAGACAATTTTCAGACGGGtcttaacataatattagtcCGAA GGGGTATTCGTCAGGTTCTATCCGTAATAGGCCGCCATACTGGGGTTGTCAACGAAACGTCCGTAGATGGGGATGTGGTTATTCAGTACAATAATGGTACAAGAGTAACAATCAGTTCTAAGGAAGCGCCTACTGGTCATGTCATCACATTCAGATGGAAGGCATCTAAAGGTCAACGATTGGAGGATTGTGTCAATATAG GGAGTCACCACTGGTACGGAGGTCCAGAACAAAAGCGACAGTACTGGCCTATAGAACGTCTGCTTCTCCAAGATTATTCCTACGTCAGCAAAGAGGCTGACAATTGCGCTGTCGCCGAACCATACTGGCTTAGCTCTGATGGCATCTTCTACTACTTTGACAAGAAAGTTCCACTATTCGTTGACcagaataatattaacaaacaaGCTGCATGTTTTTACTCACACATCAAACCACCATACTCAGATAAAAGAGAAGTAAACGAGTTAGTATATGCCTTGGGAATATTTGAAAATCCTCGCACTGCACATGAATATGCAGTTCAGAGGTATTTAAAACATCCAAGTGGCATACCCGATGAAAGAATGCTGACATATCCAGTTTGGTCCACTTGGGCTCGATATAAGAGGGGTATCAACCACGATACAGTTATGAAGTTTGCCAGTGAAATAAAAGATAACGGTTTCCCAAATAGTCATATAGAAATTGACGATCTGTGGGAAGTATGCTACGGTTCACAGACTGTCGATGCACGGAGATTCCCTGATATGAAAAATACGGTAGACAACTTGAAGAGTATGGGATTTCGAGTGACCATTTGGACTCATCCATTTATCAATAAGAATTGTGAGCCTTGGTATACGGAAGCTGTTAACAAAGG GTATCTAGTTACATCTGAATACGGTTCAGTAGAGACGAGCTGGTGGAATGATAATGCCACAAGCACTGCTTATATTGACTTCACTAATCCTGAAGCCCGTGTTTGGTATACGGAGAGGCTGAAGAGTCTTCAGACTGAATATGGAATTGACAGCTTCAAGTTTGATGGCGGGGAGAGTGGCTGGGCACCACAG ATTCCAGTATTAAAAGGCGACATCAATGACCAGCCTGGCGTGATTACAGCTGACTACGTGCGGACAGTCGCACAGTTCGGTCCCTTGGTAGAAGTCAGGACTGGTTATAG gacTCAAGACCTACCCGTATTCATCCGAATGATAGACAAGGACAGTTACTGGACATTTGAAAATGGTCTACCAACGGTCGTCACTACTCTCCTTCAGCTGAATATGAACGGATACCCATTTGTGTTGCCAGATATGATTGGTGGAAACGGGTATAATGAACGTCCGTCTAAGGAACTCTTTATACGATGGTTGCAAGCGACAACGTTTATGCCTAGTCTACAGTTCTCTTATGTACCATGGGATTTTGACGATgag ACCGTACAAATAAGCCTAAAGTTTGTAAAACTCCATGAAGAATTCGCACCAAAGATCATAGAGGCGTGTCAGAAAGCATCGCAAGACGGGTCTCCAGTAAACCCTCCCATATGGTGGATTGAACCTAATAATACTGAGACTTACGATATTTGGGACC AATATTTACTTGGTGAAACAATATTAGTAGCACCTGTAATAGAACATGGCGCAAGGCAACGTGACGTATACCTACCGAAGGGTTCGTGGCAGGCGCAAGGCGACCCTTCTACGATTTTCGAAGGCGGTGATTGGATACGAGGATATTCAGCACCATTGGACGTCTtaccatattttattaaggcttaa